ATCGCCTTCTTCGCCAACGGCCCAGGGAGTGCTGTCTTTAGTTTCGGGCCATGCTCTGCAAACGTAGCTTCACTTGCAATACGGGCCTGCGCCTGTGTCATAGGGCTCATAAATTTCTCCTTTTAGTCGCAACTGTTCTAAACCTCCCATTCCTTTGCAGCGCGACGACCCAATCGTCGAATGTCTTGCTTAAAGGCACGACTTTAGAGCCTGCCCTGAGCGAAGTCGAATACGTGCTTTAGCAGCACATCTGGAAATGTGGCTTTAGTCGCTGAGGTACTGAATAACCTCTACTTCGCGTACAAAAGAAATGGCTGAAGATGCGAGAAGAAATTACTAATCGGCGAAGAGACCGGGGCGCATCACCGCGGGCTGAACGCATAGATCCAATGCTGTCATCCCGCTGGATCTGCTATCAGTTCTCGTATAGGAAATGCTCTTCGGCATACAGAGTCTCGTGGCCGGAAGTATAGCGCGATGACATCAAGACGGTCGACTATTGATTTTTAATTGCCTCATCACCTAAAAGACACGCACGATATAGCCCACCCCCAACGGATGTCGCCGACTGCTCTATATCTCCATTGTTCTCATACAATCAGGAGTCTTTGCATGAGTCGCCGCGAAGCGAATGTGAACCATAAAAATTGAAGGATCTGCAGTTCCTTTAAATTCGGCCTACTTCCTGCGCCAGCGAACTCCGTCCTTGGAGTCCTCGATCAAGATTCCCTTGGCTAGAAGGTCGTTGCGAATCGCATCCGCACGAGCAAAGTTGCGGGACTTCTTCGCCTGCGTCCGCTCTGCAACCAGCGCATCGATGTCCTCGTCGGAGAGCGACAGCTTCGTCACCAGTTCCGATGAAGCCTCTCCAAGCCGCCCTTCCGTTTCGGCCCATGTCAGTGCGGCGCGCGTGATTGTAGCGTCGTTGTCCTTCAATACAGCAAAGACACCGTCGAACAGATCGAGCACACGCAAGATCTCTTTGACGTTCCCCGCTCGCAGCGTTCCAGCATCCGCAGCCGAGTTTGCTGCACGTACCAGCTCGAAAATCGCTGCCCGTGCATTCGCTGTATTCAGATCGTCTGCCAACGCGGCCGTGTAGTCTGTCTCGGTCTTCGCCGTCACCGCAGCAATCGCCTCATCCAGGCCGTCCGCGAGCCCGCCCTTCAGCATTCGCTGATGGAATGTACGCAGCCGATCAATGGCATTGGTCGATTCCGTCAGCGACTCGAAGGTGAAGTTCATCTGGTGCCGGTACGGAACCGAGATCAGCAGAAAACGGATCGCCGAAGCGCGATAGCCCTTCAACAACAGGTCACGCAGCGTGTAGAAGTTCCCTTCGGACTTCGACATCTTGCGCCCTTCCACCAGGAGGAACCGCACATGCATCCAATGCCGTACAAAGGGCTTGCCCGTCGCCGACTCCGACTGCGCAATCTCATTCTCGTGATGCGGGAACATCAGATCTTCGCCGCCGCAGTGCAGATCCAGCGATTGCCCCAGGTACTTCATCGCCATCGCCGAGCACTCGATATGCCAGCCCGGCCTGCCACAGCCCAGAGCCGTATTCCAGCTCTGCTCACCCGGCTTGCAAGCCTTCCACAAAGCAAAGTCGCGCGCCGCATCCTTTTCGTACTCGTCCACATCTACCCGCGCGCCGTCTTCAATGCCCTCGAAGTCCTTGCGCGACAGCTTGCCGTACTCCGGGAAACGAGCGATGCGGAAGTACCAGCTTCCATCTTCAGCCCTATAGGCGATGTCCTCGGAGGCTAGCTTCTCGATCAGCGTCACCATGTCGGGAATCGAATCCGTCGCCCGGGCCACCACCTCCGGCCGTTCAATCCCCAGAGCGTCTGAATCCTCAAAGAACGCGTGCTCGTACTTCTTCGTATACTCAGCGATCGATTTTCCCACCGCCGCAGCGTTGCGGATGATCTTGTCATCCACATCGGTGACGTTCATCACAAACTTCACCGCCATGCCCTGCTGCCGCAGAAAGCGACGCAGCACGTCTACATGCAGAAAGGTACGGAAGTTGCCAATGTGCCCATAGTCGTAGACCGTAGGCCCGCAACAATACATTCGCAGTTCAGGCGCACCCACCGGTTCCAGCTTCTCGATCTTGTCGCCAAGAGTATTAAAGAGTTCCATCGTTGCCACGTGCGCTTTTGTCCCGTCGCAGCCGACCACACGGGCGCGGTGCAGACTCCCTTTTAGATTTCCTTGTCGATTTTAGCTGATAGCCCCATTTTAGGTTCAGCAAGGAACCCCTGCCTCAGCCATCAGGTATTTCAAAGTGTCATCCTGAGCGGAGCGCAGCGAAATCGAAGGATCTGCGGTTAATCAGGTTCCTAGCGGGCATAAATAAGTAATGGATCGAGATATCGAGTCGGTCATTTCCCGCCCAGACGAAGCTGCGGAGTCGCTCCCAACGTCTCCGGGGCAAATTCGCCGGAGACAAACTTCGGCCACGCCGCCGCTGCAATCATCGCGGCATTGTCCGTCGAGAGCGCCAGCGAAGGAAACGCCACCGGCAACCCACGCCGGTCTGCTTCAGACTGGAACCGTCGTCGCAACTCGCTGTTCGCCGCAACGCCTCCCGAGACGACGATGCCCTCAGCTCCATACATCTCGGCAGCCGCAAATGCCTGCCGTAGCAGGTTGCCGACCACTGCGTACTGAAATGATGCAATCAGGTCCAGCGTCTGCTGATCACACAGCGCCGCCGCTTCGTCTGAACCAGGACGCCATTCCGAATGCTCAGCCAACGCCCTGCGGCGAGCCTCAATACTCTCGCGCATATGGTGAGTCTCCACATAACGTAGCACTGCCGTCTTGATGCCACTAAAGGAGAAGTCAAAGCTCGGCCCCGACGATCTTGCAGGAGCCTTTTTGTTCGGCAGAGAAACTCCTTCACGATGGGCCCTCGGCTTGATCTGCGCGAACCGAAACGGAACTGCATGGGGATTCCCTCGCCGCGAAAGAGCATCAATCCACGGCCCGCCCGGATACCCCAGCCCCAACAGTTTGGCGACTTTGTCGTATGCCTCGCCCGCGGCGTCATCGACCGTTCGACCTACATTGCAGTATCGCCACACCCCAGCGGCGCTCTTCTCCGCAAGATCCCCCGCTTGTTCTGCCAGGTACAGATGAGTATGTCCGCCTGATACGACTAACGCCAGCAGCTTCGCCGACTCGCTGACCTGCTTCCCTGCTTCCATTAACACCGCATGGATGTGACCTTCCAGATGGTTCACCCCGATCAGCGGTTTTCCCAACCCGAAGCTCAGTGCTTTCGCATACGTGATCCCCACCAGCAGCGCACCCGCAAGCCCCGGCCCTTCCGTTACTGCAATGGCGTCCAGTTCTTCGAACGAAACGCCTGCCTGCTCCATGGCGGCTCGCACTACTGGAACCACGTTGCGCAAATGCTCCCGTGACGCCAGCTCCGGAACCACCCCCCCGTAGTTCGCATGAAGATCCATCTGCGACGCCACCACGTTCGATAACGCCCCTGTACCAGCATGCACCACCGCGGCCGCGGTCTCGTCGCATGAGCTTTCGATGCCTAGAATCAATCCACTGCCCAGGCCGCTTCCCTTACCGTCCTGGCTCAAATCGCGCATCTCTTTATCATAGGGGAGAGACATGGCCGGGTCCTCCAAACCAAACATCGCAACACCGAAGTATCTCGCCGCGCGCAGCATCGTGGAGACTCTGCGCCATGCCGGACACCAGGCCTACCTTGCCGGTGGCTGCGTGCGCGACCTCCTCCTTGGCGTCGAACCCAAGGACTTTGATGTCGCAACCAGCGCTACACCGGATCAGGTCCTCCAACTCTTCCCCGATCGAAAAACTCTCACCGTCGGAGCACACTTCGGAGTCGTCCTCGTCTGTGAACCAGATGGCATCTCCACCGAAGTGGCTACTTTCCGCCACGACGGCTCCTACTCCGATGGCCGTCGTCCCGACGCCGTGCGCTTCTCCACCAATCCACGCGAAGATGTACTTCGTCGCGACTTCCCGATCAACGGCATGCTGCTCGACCCCGAGCAGTATGACCGCACTGGCGACCCCGTCGTGGCTACGCTCGACTATGTCGGCGGACGCGATGATCTCTCCACGCGCGTCATCCGCGCCATCGGTGACCCCACCCTGCGTTTTACCGAAGACAAGTTGCGCATGCTCCGGGCCGTCCGCTTCGCCGCCCGGCTCGGCTTCGCCATCGATCCCGCGACCGCCGCTGCGATCCGTCAGCTGGCTGCCCAGATCACCATCGTCAGCCCGGAACGCGTCCGCGACGAGCTTACCTTGATCCTCACAGAAGGTGGAGCGCGCTATGGTTTCGAGCTTCTCGACCAGCTCGGCCTCCTTCCCTACATCCTCCCGGAGATCACCAAGCTGCATGGCGTCCAGCAGCCACCCGAGTACCATCCCGAAGGCGACGTCTGGATCCACACCCTGCTTCTGCTCGAAAAGCTCCCTGCGGGTGTCTCCCCTACGCTCGCCTGGGGAGCGCTGCTTCACGATTCCGGCAAGCCCGCCACCTTCCAGGCCCCCGACCCCGCTAATCCACACGACCGCATCCGCTTCAACGGACACGTCGAGGTCGGTGTACGCATCGCTGAAGTCATCCTGCAACGCCTGCGCTTCTCCAATGAAGAAATCTCCCAGATCGTCGCCCTGGTAAAAAACCACATGCGCTTCGGTGACGTGAAGCACATGCGGGAATCCACCCTGAAGCGCTTCCTTCGCCTCCCTCGCTTCGACGAACACCTTGTGCTGCATCGCATGGACTGTCTCTCCTCACATGGAGATCTCAGCCTTTACGAGTTCGCAAAACAAAAGTACGAAGCCACGCCAATTGAATCCATCCAGCCAAAACCCCTTCTAACCGGACGCGAGCTGATCGCTGCTGGTTACCCACCCGGCCCTCGCTTCAGAAAGATGCTCGAAGCCGCCGAGGATGCTCAGTTGGAGGGCTCCATCTCCACGCCAGATCAGGCTCTCCGTTTCATCGAGAGCCGCTTCGGCCTGCCCGTAAAATAGGTCTGCGTCTTCCTCCGGCCCTTCTTCGTCCATCCAGCAGGCCCACAGTTCAGGTAGCAAGAACAACCTATGAGCAAACGGAGCCTCGACACGATCGTTGTGGGAGCCGGGATCGCAGGCCTCACCGCCGCTCGCGCCCTGGTCGAGGCCGGAGTTCGCGTCACTGTGCTCGAGGCCCGGAATCGTATCGGTGGACGAATCCTCACCCACCACTTCGGCGGACAACCCATCGAATTGGGAGCCGAATTTATTCACGGTCGCCCTCCCGAACTCTGGGCTCTTATCAAGGAAGCTGCCCTCGAAACCTACGAGCGCGACGGCTCCCAGATCAGCTTTCAGAATGGCTCTCTCCAACGCCGCAGTGAAGAAGAGCTGGCCTTCCACCTACTGGAAGACCTGGAAAACTTTAAAGGGCCGGACATCAGCTTCAACGAGTACCTTTCGTCGCTCAACGCCACCGAAGCCGAGCGAGCTTCCGCTCGGGGCTTTGTCGAAGGCTTCAACGCCGCCGATGCCAGTCGGATCAGCTCCGCTGCTCTCGGCGTACAGCAGAATGCAGAAGATTCCATTGAAGGCGACCGCATGTTCTATCTCCGTGGAGGCTACGACCGTATCGTGCAATACCTTGCCGGAAAGATCATCGACCACGGAGGGACCATTCGCCTGAATAGCGCCGTGCAGGCTATCCGCTGGATACCAGCCTCGGTTGAGGCCATCGACGACAAGCAAAACTTCTCCGCTCATCGCACCATCATCACCGTACCCCTCGGAGTCCTGCAGGCCGGAACCCTGTCGATCGAACCCCGCCCCGACGACATCTTCCAGGCCGT
This portion of the Edaphobacter sp. 4G125 genome encodes:
- a CDS encoding CCA tRNA nucleotidyltransferase, whose translation is MAGSSKPNIATPKYLAARSIVETLRHAGHQAYLAGGCVRDLLLGVEPKDFDVATSATPDQVLQLFPDRKTLTVGAHFGVVLVCEPDGISTEVATFRHDGSYSDGRRPDAVRFSTNPREDVLRRDFPINGMLLDPEQYDRTGDPVVATLDYVGGRDDLSTRVIRAIGDPTLRFTEDKLRMLRAVRFAARLGFAIDPATAAAIRQLAAQITIVSPERVRDELTLILTEGGARYGFELLDQLGLLPYILPEITKLHGVQQPPEYHPEGDVWIHTLLLLEKLPAGVSPTLAWGALLHDSGKPATFQAPDPANPHDRIRFNGHVEVGVRIAEVILQRLRFSNEEISQIVALVKNHMRFGDVKHMRESTLKRFLRLPRFDEHLVLHRMDCLSSHGDLSLYEFAKQKYEATPIESIQPKPLLTGRELIAAGYPPGPRFRKMLEAAEDAQLEGSISTPDQALRFIESRFGLPVK
- the tsaD gene encoding tRNA (adenosine(37)-N6)-threonylcarbamoyltransferase complex transferase subunit TsaD; protein product: MSLPYDKEMRDLSQDGKGSGLGSGLILGIESSCDETAAAVVHAGTGALSNVVASQMDLHANYGGVVPELASREHLRNVVPVVRAAMEQAGVSFEELDAIAVTEGPGLAGALLVGITYAKALSFGLGKPLIGVNHLEGHIHAVLMEAGKQVSESAKLLALVVSGGHTHLYLAEQAGDLAEKSAAGVWRYCNVGRTVDDAAGEAYDKVAKLLGLGYPGGPWIDALSRRGNPHAVPFRFAQIKPRAHREGVSLPNKKAPARSSGPSFDFSFSGIKTAVLRYVETHHMRESIEARRRALAEHSEWRPGSDEAAALCDQQTLDLIASFQYAVVGNLLRQAFAAAEMYGAEGIVVSGGVAANSELRRRFQSEADRRGLPVAFPSLALSTDNAAMIAAAAWPKFVSGEFAPETLGATPQLRLGGK
- the cysS gene encoding cysteine--tRNA ligase encodes the protein MELFNTLGDKIEKLEPVGAPELRMYCCGPTVYDYGHIGNFRTFLHVDVLRRFLRQQGMAVKFVMNVTDVDDKIIRNAAAVGKSIAEYTKKYEHAFFEDSDALGIERPEVVARATDSIPDMVTLIEKLASEDIAYRAEDGSWYFRIARFPEYGKLSRKDFEGIEDGARVDVDEYEKDAARDFALWKACKPGEQSWNTALGCGRPGWHIECSAMAMKYLGQSLDLHCGGEDLMFPHHENEIAQSESATGKPFVRHWMHVRFLLVEGRKMSKSEGNFYTLRDLLLKGYRASAIRFLLISVPYRHQMNFTFESLTESTNAIDRLRTFHQRMLKGGLADGLDEAIAAVTAKTETDYTAALADDLNTANARAAIFELVRAANSAADAGTLRAGNVKEILRVLDLFDGVFAVLKDNDATITRAALTWAETEGRLGEASSELVTKLSLSDEDIDALVAERTQAKKSRNFARADAIRNDLLAKGILIEDSKDGVRWRRK
- a CDS encoding flavin monoamine oxidase family protein, giving the protein MSKRSLDTIVVGAGIAGLTAARALVEAGVRVTVLEARNRIGGRILTHHFGGQPIELGAEFIHGRPPELWALIKEAALETYERDGSQISFQNGSLQRRSEEELAFHLLEDLENFKGPDISFNEYLSSLNATEAERASARGFVEGFNAADASRISSAALGVQQNAEDSIEGDRMFYLRGGYDRIVQYLAGKIIDHGGTIRLNSAVQAIRWIPASVEAIDDKQNFSAHRTIITVPLGVLQAGTLSIEPRPDDIFQAVSQLCMGHAIRFTLNFREPFWTSLLPASPVTDLSFLFSFEETPPVWWTTHPHLSGLLTGWIGGPRSAVLEGLTSDQLASHACSTLARIFSLPVNKVQELLLGCYFHDWKHDPFSLGAYSYIANGGLSAPRRLSEPIADTLFFAGEHTDTTGNWGTVHAAIRSGLRAAQQILNLP